In Acidobacteriota bacterium, a single genomic region encodes these proteins:
- a CDS encoding protein kinase, translating to MSFLLLVLGLGLGSCHVLATPPTAQIKFHTLSIEQGLSQSSVLCIWQDQDGFLWFGTQDGLNRHDGYHFLVYRHDPQNSTSLSSNRVVTLFQDQSRRLWVGTNHGLNRFDSATGTFTRFLNRPQDPTSLSSNRISAICEDHSGRLWIGTADQGLNWLESETGFKRFQNNPQNSSSLSSNQISALFCDRAGVIWVGTDQGELNRFDPTTGNFIRYPTQPQNPFGGIKSQIRMILEDQAGFLWVGTAGQGLFQVDRVTGTVTSFAHDPGNILSLSNNSVRALLLDQKGRLWIGTDTGLNRFDPASQTFSRFVNDPRNPLSLSHNDVRSLYEDQAGSLWVGTLGGGVNRLDQNTRTFVHYFHDPQSPQSLGHNGVRSLYSDAEGIVWIGTNGGGLDRLDRTTGQIRHFTSLPNQPNSLSSNRIWAICPDKSGDLWIGTLGGGLNRFNRKSETALVYTSDPNTPTTLSHNTVVALCPSRKGGVWVGTSGGGLNYLDPDTGIFTRFPVDPQNPQGLSSNDILALYEDKRGLVWIGTSDSGLNCYDPQTAVFTRFQPTAGDSKSINSSSIRALYEDRAGVLWVGTDSGLNRFDRETKTFTAFTIADGLPNNVIYGILEDWAGNLWLSTNNGLCKFHTVTHACHNYDLRDGLQSNEFNTGTCFQNAQGEMFFGGINGFNVFHPETIQDNPFIPPIVITSFRKLDRQINSSNAQNVIELRYFENLIAFEFAALNYTLPEKNQYAYRLVGFDKDWIFCGDRRYASYTNLEPGDYVFWVKGSNNDGVWNETGVKVRLRVIPPPWKTWWAYGFYLVLTSLAVFGGYRFQVNRVQARVRLQEARLRAETAEAQAQSAQAKAEAIQIEARAAAKLAEQNAVLDRKNKELERKNEELIASQQQADRIFSALAEALPGTVLDGKYRLDEKIGAGGFGAVFQATHLQLNRLVAVKVFKPKPGNDSADAIERFRQEGISTSRLNHLNAIHVLDSGISSEGIAYLVMELLQGHTLADEIRKHHLLPLHRCAEITAQICEALAEAHRLGIIHRDIKPENVFLNQTPTGEIVKVLDFGIAKMLSEDTDEEMAHLTATGGLVGTPLYMAPERLERKPYDGRSDVYSVGIMVYEMLTGKTPFDPGSKGLIGIVMAHLKQTPPPLRQFFVDLPPDIEAIVMSALEKNPEKRPQAKEFGEQFLKTVRTLESSQELTIVVRPGTTTENTNMPTVSLQFSTISDVPTGTPMANHLDIQPSSDQE from the coding sequence TTGAGCTTTCTGCTCCTGGTCCTGGGATTGGGCCTGGGGTCGTGCCACGTTTTGGCCACACCGCCCACAGCGCAAATCAAATTCCATACCCTCTCAATCGAGCAAGGGCTTTCGCAAAGCTCGGTTCTCTGTATCTGGCAGGATCAAGATGGGTTTCTCTGGTTTGGAACCCAGGATGGACTGAATCGCCATGATGGATACCATTTCCTGGTGTATCGCCACGATCCGCAAAACTCGACCAGCCTGAGCAGCAATCGAGTCGTTACTCTGTTTCAGGATCAATCCCGGAGACTGTGGGTCGGCACCAACCATGGGCTCAACCGATTTGACTCGGCAACCGGTACCTTTACTCGATTTTTGAATCGGCCACAGGATCCAACCAGCCTGAGCAGCAATCGTATTTCGGCGATTTGTGAAGATCACTCCGGAAGATTATGGATCGGTACCGCGGATCAGGGACTGAACTGGCTTGAGTCCGAAACCGGATTCAAACGCTTTCAAAATAATCCCCAAAATTCCAGTAGCCTGAGCAGTAACCAAATCTCGGCTTTGTTTTGTGACCGGGCAGGTGTGATTTGGGTTGGTACAGATCAGGGAGAACTCAACCGGTTTGACCCAACGACCGGAAACTTCATTCGGTATCCGACACAGCCTCAAAATCCATTTGGGGGGATCAAGAGCCAGATTCGGATGATACTTGAAGATCAAGCTGGCTTCCTGTGGGTTGGGACGGCAGGTCAGGGACTTTTTCAGGTAGACCGGGTCACGGGGACCGTCACTTCCTTTGCACATGACCCAGGCAACATACTTAGTTTAAGCAATAACAGTGTTCGCGCCTTGCTCCTGGATCAAAAAGGAAGGCTCTGGATTGGAACCGACACCGGGTTAAACCGGTTTGACCCAGCCAGTCAAACTTTTTCCCGGTTTGTGAATGATCCGAGAAATCCATTGAGCCTCAGCCACAATGATGTTCGCTCACTGTATGAAGACCAGGCTGGCTCACTCTGGGTCGGCACGCTGGGCGGTGGTGTCAACCGACTGGATCAAAACACCCGGACGTTTGTCCACTATTTCCATGATCCTCAGAGCCCCCAAAGCTTAGGCCACAATGGTGTTCGCAGCCTGTATTCAGACGCCGAAGGGATCGTCTGGATTGGGACCAATGGTGGTGGATTGGATCGGCTGGACCGCACCACCGGTCAGATTCGACATTTCACCAGTCTGCCAAATCAACCGAACAGCTTGAGCAGTAACCGCATCTGGGCGATTTGCCCGGATAAAAGTGGTGACCTCTGGATTGGAACTTTGGGTGGAGGACTGAACCGCTTTAACCGAAAATCGGAAACGGCACTTGTTTACACCTCGGACCCCAATACCCCCACGACGCTCAGCCACAATACGGTCGTGGCCCTGTGCCCCAGCCGAAAAGGTGGAGTCTGGGTTGGCACGTCTGGCGGCGGCCTTAATTATCTTGACCCGGACACAGGTATTTTTACCCGATTCCCAGTTGATCCCCAAAATCCACAGGGGTTGAGCAGCAATGACATTCTGGCTCTTTATGAAGACAAACGGGGACTGGTATGGATTGGGACCTCGGATTCCGGCTTAAATTGCTACGATCCCCAAACCGCTGTTTTCACCCGCTTTCAGCCCACGGCGGGAGATTCCAAAAGCATTAACAGCAGCAGCATTCGGGCTCTCTACGAGGACCGGGCGGGTGTGTTGTGGGTCGGCACCGACAGCGGACTCAACCGGTTTGACCGTGAAACCAAAACGTTTACAGCCTTTACCATTGCCGATGGGCTTCCGAATAATGTTATTTACGGCATTCTTGAAGACTGGGCGGGGAATTTGTGGCTCAGTACCAATAATGGCTTGTGCAAATTTCACACGGTTACGCATGCCTGTCACAATTATGACCTCCGTGACGGGTTGCAAAGCAATGAGTTCAATACCGGCACCTGTTTTCAAAATGCCCAGGGGGAAATGTTCTTTGGCGGCATCAACGGGTTTAATGTATTTCACCCGGAAACGATTCAGGATAACCCATTTATCCCGCCGATTGTCATTACCAGTTTTCGCAAGCTTGATCGTCAGATCAATAGCTCGAATGCCCAAAATGTGATCGAACTCCGCTATTTTGAAAATCTTATTGCGTTTGAATTTGCAGCCCTGAATTACACACTTCCAGAAAAAAATCAGTACGCCTACCGGCTTGTCGGATTTGATAAGGACTGGATTTTTTGTGGTGATCGCCGCTATGCCAGCTACACCAACCTGGAACCAGGCGACTATGTGTTTTGGGTCAAAGGTTCAAACAACGATGGGGTGTGGAATGAAACCGGGGTCAAAGTTCGGCTGCGAGTGATTCCGCCGCCCTGGAAAACCTGGTGGGCGTACGGTTTTTATCTGGTATTGACCAGTCTGGCGGTTTTTGGCGGGTATCGCTTCCAGGTCAATCGGGTCCAGGCCCGCGTCCGATTGCAGGAAGCCCGATTACGAGCTGAAACGGCGGAAGCCCAGGCCCAAAGTGCCCAGGCAAAAGCCGAAGCGATTCAGATTGAAGCCCGAGCCGCCGCCAAACTGGCTGAGCAAAATGCGGTGTTGGATCGCAAAAACAAAGAACTTGAGCGAAAAAACGAAGAATTGATTGCTTCTCAACAACAGGCGGATCGGATCTTTTCCGCCCTGGCGGAAGCCTTGCCCGGGACGGTTCTGGATGGGAAATATCGCCTTGACGAAAAAATCGGGGCGGGCGGGTTTGGCGCCGTGTTTCAGGCCACACATCTCCAACTCAATCGGTTGGTGGCGGTCAAAGTGTTTAAGCCCAAACCCGGAAACGACAGTGCCGATGCCATCGAACGTTTCAGACAAGAAGGCATTTCGACCTCGCGCCTCAATCACCTCAATGCCATTCACGTCCTGGATTCAGGTATTTCCAGCGAAGGGATCGCCTATCTGGTCATGGAATTGCTTCAAGGTCACACCCTGGCAGATGAAATCAGAAAACACCATCTGTTACCGTTGCACCGATGTGCTGAAATCACGGCCCAGATCTGTGAAGCACTTGCGGAAGCCCACCGATTGGGAATTATTCATCGCGATATCAAACCCGAAAATGTGTTCCTGAACCAGACGCCCACTGGGGAAATTGTCAAGGTGCTTGATTTTGGAATCGCCAAAATGCTGAGCGAAGACACTGATGAAGAGATGGCCCATCTCACGGCGACTGGCGGGCTGGTTGGGACGCCGCTCTATATGGCGCCCGAACGGCTGGAGCGAAAACCCTATGATGGCCGGTCTGATGTCTACAGTGTGGGCATCATGGTCTATGAAATGTTGACCGGGAAGACCCCGTTTGACCCTGGATCTAAAGGGTTAATCGGGATTGTGATGGCTCACCTCAAACAAACACCGCCCCCCTTGAGACAGTTCTTTGTTGATCTGCCACCCGATATTGAAGCAATCGTGATGTCAGCCCTTGAGAAAAACCCGGAAAAACGACCTCAAGCGAAGGAGTTTGGCGAGCAATTTTTAAAAACGGTTCGCACTCTCGAATCTTCCCAGGAACTCACCATTGTTGTTCGACCAGGCACCACGACAGAAAACACCAACATGCCCACGGTGAGTCTTCAGTTTTCAACCATTTCCGACGTCCCCACCGGAACCCCAATGGCAAACCATCTCGATATCCAGCCGTCATCAGACCAGGAGTGA